A window from Aeromonas rivipollensis encodes these proteins:
- a CDS encoding DUF6279 family lipoprotein — MVTRFSWRQPRSWSLLLLCLLMTGCATRVIYYWLDSAIVWQLDDYFSLDRSQKTLLDREVKGLMAWHRQHELPIYARDLDALARAVASPMTPPQVTLHLDRTQASLTRTLENAIPRTVRLASTLTDAQVARFMTDRVKRQQERKHDFATEPKVQMLKEFREKMSERLVFWIGKVKPAQEPLIAQWAEWQYEMMPPWLEFQEAWTKELERLMKQRQDPEFGRELTRLLQQGDGLMDGRFTGYTDQSRQRTIQWLSALSQSMDLSQRAHLYTLLKDYAEDFDAMTRSR, encoded by the coding sequence ATGGTGACCAGATTCTCATGGCGTCAACCCCGCAGCTGGAGCCTGCTGCTGCTCTGCCTGCTGATGACCGGCTGCGCGACCCGGGTGATCTACTACTGGCTCGACTCGGCCATCGTCTGGCAACTGGACGACTACTTCTCCCTGGACCGCAGCCAGAAGACCCTGCTGGACAGGGAGGTGAAGGGGCTGATGGCCTGGCATCGCCAACACGAGCTGCCCATCTATGCCCGGGATCTCGATGCCTTGGCGAGGGCAGTGGCCAGCCCCATGACCCCGCCCCAGGTCACCCTGCACCTGGACCGCACCCAGGCCAGCCTGACCCGCACCCTGGAGAACGCCATTCCCCGCACAGTGCGCCTCGCCAGCACCCTGACCGATGCCCAGGTGGCGCGCTTCATGACCGATAGAGTGAAACGCCAGCAGGAGCGCAAGCATGATTTCGCCACCGAGCCCAAGGTGCAGATGCTCAAGGAGTTCAGAGAGAAGATGAGCGAGCGGCTGGTGTTCTGGATTGGCAAGGTGAAGCCGGCCCAGGAGCCGCTCATTGCCCAATGGGCCGAGTGGCAATACGAGATGATGCCCCCCTGGCTCGAGTTCCAGGAGGCCTGGACCAAGGAGCTGGAGCGGCTGATGAAGCAGCGCCAGGATCCGGAATTCGGCAGGGAGCTGACCCGGCTGCTGCAACAGGGGGACGGCCTGATGGATGGTCGCTTCACCGGTTACACCGACCAGTCACGCCAGCGCACCATACAGTGGCTCAGCGCCCTCAGCCAGTCGATGGATCTCTCCCAGCGCGCCCACCTCTACACCCTGCTCAAGGACTATGCCGAGGACTTCGACGCCATGACCCGCAGCCGCTGA
- the secD gene encoding protein translocase subunit SecD, protein MRKKSHTILNRMSPWQYALLLLMLLTFTFYSLPTFFGEQPSLGLHGQTRLSEAQQRLLQEHQIAPQKQIEQKERVELVFATQAEQQRAKQLLEQQGVDSAALTLEFHSNAPTWISQLGADPIKLGLDLRGGSQLLIGVDVDFVIDNQTKNLVDTLRTRFREANLRGASVMRTAQGALAVTLPDVDGQEGWLTIIKESAGTRQDQWKLSRSGNELKLVLSESERTLLVNNAVTQNLSILKKRINELGIVEASVQRQGQDGIRIELPGVHNPKQAKEVIGATASLAFYEAKADSRFFMADRNGQAVGLARKPVLSGEHIVDARANMGEMGQPQVNIVLDTLGGSKMNQFSRQHVGKPMATVFTEYKTNAEGKLRARSEVINVATIQTALGNQFRITGIGSLPEAQELAMLLRAGALTAPLKILEERSIGPTLGLQNIEAGFTALAFGMAGMMLFMMAWYRKFGWVAITALIGNLLMQVGMLAVLPGAVLTLPGIAGLVLTVGMAVDTHVLIFERIKDRLREGGSLANAIDFGYRSAFRTIFDANITTLICAVVLYAIGSGPLQGFSITLILGLISSMVTGIWGTRAIINPLWGNSRAKLLRV, encoded by the coding sequence ATGAGAAAAAAGAGTCATACCATACTGAACCGCATGAGCCCGTGGCAGTACGCCCTGCTGCTGCTGATGCTGCTCACCTTCACCTTCTATTCCCTGCCCACCTTCTTCGGTGAGCAGCCCTCTCTGGGCCTCCATGGCCAGACCCGCCTGAGCGAGGCGCAGCAGCGCCTGCTGCAGGAGCACCAGATAGCGCCCCAGAAGCAGATCGAGCAGAAGGAACGGGTCGAACTGGTGTTCGCCACCCAGGCCGAGCAGCAGCGGGCCAAGCAGTTGCTGGAGCAGCAGGGGGTGGACAGCGCGGCCCTCACCCTGGAGTTTCACTCCAATGCCCCGACCTGGATAAGCCAGCTCGGCGCCGATCCCATCAAGCTCGGGCTGGACTTGCGCGGCGGCTCCCAGCTGCTGATCGGGGTCGATGTGGACTTTGTCATCGATAACCAGACCAAGAACCTGGTGGATACCCTGCGCACCCGCTTCCGTGAGGCCAACCTGCGCGGCGCCAGCGTGATGCGCACCGCCCAGGGGGCCCTGGCCGTCACCCTGCCGGACGTCGACGGGCAGGAGGGCTGGCTCACTATCATCAAGGAGAGTGCCGGCACCCGTCAGGATCAGTGGAAGCTCTCCCGCTCCGGCAATGAGCTCAAGCTGGTGCTGAGCGAATCTGAGCGCACCCTGCTGGTGAACAACGCCGTGACCCAGAACCTGTCGATCCTCAAGAAACGGATCAACGAGCTTGGCATCGTCGAGGCCTCGGTCCAGCGTCAGGGTCAGGACGGCATCCGCATCGAGCTGCCCGGGGTGCACAACCCCAAGCAGGCGAAAGAGGTGATAGGCGCCACCGCGTCCCTGGCCTTCTACGAGGCCAAGGCCGACAGCCGCTTCTTCATGGCGGATCGCAACGGCCAGGCGGTCGGTCTGGCCCGCAAGCCGGTGCTGAGCGGCGAGCACATCGTCGATGCCCGCGCCAACATGGGGGAGATGGGTCAGCCCCAGGTCAACATAGTGCTCGACACCCTGGGTGGCAGCAAGATGAACCAGTTCAGCCGCCAGCACGTGGGCAAGCCCATGGCCACCGTCTTCACCGAGTACAAGACCAACGCCGAGGGCAAGCTGCGGGCCAGAAGCGAGGTGATCAACGTCGCCACCATCCAGACCGCCCTTGGCAACCAGTTCCGCATCACAGGGATTGGCAGCCTGCCGGAGGCCCAGGAGCTCGCCATGCTGCTGCGGGCCGGCGCCCTCACGGCGCCGCTGAAGATCCTGGAGGAGCGCTCAATAGGCCCGACCTTGGGGCTGCAGAACATAGAGGCGGGCTTCACCGCCCTGGCGTTCGGCATGGCGGGCATGATGCTGTTCATGATGGCCTGGTATCGCAAGTTCGGCTGGGTCGCCATCACGGCGCTCATCGGCAACCTGCTGATGCAGGTGGGGATGCTGGCGGTGCTGCCCGGCGCCGTGCTGACCTTGCCCGGGATCGCCGGTCTGGTGCTGACGGTGGGCATGGCGGTGGACACCCATGTGCTCATCTTCGAGCGGATCAAGGACAGGCTGCGGGAGGGGGGCTCGTTGGCCAACGCCATCGACTTTGGCTATCGCTCGGCGTTTCGCACCATCTTCGATGCCAACATCACCACCCTCATCTGCGCCGTGGTGCTCTATGCCATCGGCTCAGGGCCGCTGCAGGGCTTCTCCATCACCCTGATCCTGGGGCTCATCTCCAGCATGGTGACCGGCATCTGGGGCACCCGCGCCATCATCAACCCCCTGTGGGGCAACAGCCGCGCCAAGCTGCTGAGGGTATGA
- a CDS encoding phosphotransferase, with translation MAGEVTRQQGDLAELSLLASLPAPWHQGRLEPLASGLTNGNYRLYLPSGQSGFLRRGHPDPVRLGIDRATEWQLYQGAVGRGLALPCHHGDPATGLMLLDWCDEPNWQVAPPPLEAQPRLLAEVLRRLHRLALPAVVMAVRAHSAGYRQRLAQVPPWLPALERALLASREPDNCWLPCHHDLNPANLLGHRPWVIDWEYGAAGHPGFELASIQRTHGWSEELRCQLESCYLEGRGGAHKLLNGKGFQADAFLPWVDYIGLLWALLMAEQQPGPDYQALIDTNRQRLE, from the coding sequence TTGGCTGGTGAGGTGACCCGGCAGCAGGGGGATCTGGCGGAGCTGAGTCTGCTGGCCAGCCTGCCGGCCCCCTGGCACCAGGGGCGCCTTGAGCCACTGGCGAGCGGCCTGACCAACGGCAACTACCGGCTGTATCTGCCCTCGGGGCAGAGCGGCTTCCTGCGGCGCGGCCACCCGGATCCGGTCCGGCTCGGCATCGATCGCGCCACCGAGTGGCAGCTCTATCAGGGGGCCGTGGGGCGGGGGCTGGCCTTGCCCTGTCATCACGGCGATCCCGCCACCGGCCTGATGCTGCTGGACTGGTGCGACGAGCCGAACTGGCAGGTGGCACCACCGCCGCTGGAGGCACAACCACGGCTGCTGGCCGAGGTGCTGAGGCGGCTGCACCGACTGGCACTGCCCGCCGTGGTGATGGCGGTGCGGGCCCACAGCGCCGGCTATCGGCAGCGCCTGGCCCAGGTGCCCCCCTGGTTGCCGGCGCTGGAGCGGGCCCTGCTCGCGAGCCGCGAGCCGGACAACTGCTGGCTCCCTTGCCATCATGATCTCAATCCGGCTAACTTGTTGGGCCACAGGCCCTGGGTCATCGACTGGGAGTATGGCGCCGCCGGTCATCCTGGCTTCGAGCTGGCCAGCATACAGCGCACCCATGGTTGGAGCGAAGAGCTGCGGTGCCAGTTGGAGAGCTGCTATCTTGAAGGCAGGGGAGGCGCTCATAAGCTGCTCAATGGCAAGGGATTCCAGGCCGATGCCTTCCTGCCCTGGGTCGATTACATCGGCCTGCTGTGGGCGCTGCTGATGGCGGAGCAGCAACCCGGGCCCGACTATCAGGCCCTCATCGACACGAACCGCCAGCGCCTGGAATGA